The genomic region TAGTGCGAGTGCATgccacagacttggatgaaggTCCCAACGGAGAAGTCAGGTATTCATTTAGCAATGCTACAGCTGCTGACCTACAGCAAATGTTCTTAATTCACCCGCACACCGGGGAGGTGACAGTCAGTGGCGATTTAGCAGTTCAGAGACCTCTTCTCGAGATGCTTATTGAAGCAAGGGATAAAGGGGCATTTGCCTTGTCAAGCACAGCTAAGCTGCTGGTGGAGATCACTGATGTGAACAATCATGGGCCAGAGATAACTATTGCATCCCTTTCCAATCCCATCCCTGAGGATGCTGTTCCTGGCACAGTGATAGCTCTGCTGAGTATTGTGGATAAGGACCCTGGGGAGAATGGGAAAGTAACCTGCCAGATCCCTGATAACCTTCCCTTCCAGTTGAAACCTTCCCTGGAAAACTACTACAGCCTGATCACCAGCGGGCTCCTGGACCGAGAGCTGATCAGTGGGTACAACATCACCATCACTGCCACGGACTTGGGATCTCCTCCCATCACTACTCAGCAGACACTTTGGGTGCAGATTTCCGATGTGAATGACAACCCCCCTGTCTTTGCTGCTGACACATTTGATGTGTTTGTGGAGGAGAACAATCCACTTGGTGCTTTTCTCTACCAGGTCTCAGCCTCTGACCTTGATATAGGGGAGAATGGGCAGATCTCTTACATACTCAGGAATTCAACAGTTGCAGGCAGTGCCCTGACCAGCTTTTTGTCTGTAAGTTTAGTCAATGGGAGCATCTATGCAAAACGTGCCTTTGACTTTGAGCAGCTTAGAAGCTTCCATTTCCAAGTGGAAGCCAAGGACAATGGGTCACCAGCCCTGAGTGCTGCCATGACTGTGAATGTTTACATCTCAGACCAGAATGACAATGCCCCAGCCATCCTGTACCCCATCGGCCAGAATGGCTCAGTGGCAGTGGAAGTTGTGCCCCGCCTGGCTGACGAGGACTACCTAGTGACCAAAGTGGTGGCAGATGATGAGGACAATGCAGAGAATGCCTGGCTCTCCTATCACCTCGTCCACTCTTCTGACTCCACGCTGTTCCGCTTGGCACCGCACTCGGGTGAGCTACGCACCACCCGCTCCTTGCGCTCCACCGACCTCCTTAAGCACAAGGTGGTAGTGGTGGTGCGGGACCATGGGGAGCCACCGCTCTCCTCCACGGTGACTGTAGGCATCCTGCTGGCTGACACTCTGCCCCAGGCTCTGCCTGACTTTGATGATAATGGGGAGCCGCCACCGCTGCTCAATGCTACAAACATCTACTTGATTGTTTCTCTTGCTTGTGTCTCCTTCATCTTCACAgtgtttctcctctttcttgCCATTGCACggctgtgccactgctgggCTTGTCACCACCAGggttgctgctgcagcatttgttGCTGCTCAGCTGATGATTATGAAAAATATCGATACAGTGTACACATGCTTCCCAGCTCCCACCTCCCACCAGACATGCTGGAGGTCACTGGTATGGGTAAACTGACTCATACTTACTTGTACAGGGCATCTGTAGGCCTTGGGCTTGAGAACAGCAATATCCCAAATGGGGATGCTGGGAATGTTCCCAGCAGCTCAAGGTTACAAGTGCCAGGACCCTGCATCCAAGTGCAGCAGATCCAAAGTGACCGTTTGAGTGCTGTCCTCATGGTAAGTACTTCTTCCTTTCACTTGTTTTCTCCCAGTCATGTGGCCACTAAGAAGCTCATCCAGGAGAGCAGGGGTAATTTCATGGTACCTGGAGGAAACTTCATATCCTTTTATATATTTCCTAAAACCAGAATCTGACTGGAAAGCTCTTTTTGGATTGGAGTATGGTCATGGTGTGACAAAATGTGCCACACACATTTAGGGTATGCAGATGTAGCTGAAGATAAATACTTCGTAAGTGAGAGGTAAATACCTTGCAAGTTGAACCAATCTATTCAGATAGCTAAGTAGAGTCATGATAAGAGTTCACACAAGTTTCTAATTCATGAGAGGTTTTGATATTTACAGAGCTAgtgatttcttttctaattctGGAGACTTTTTTCATTCAGGGTTCAGTAATTTAATGAGCCAGGATGCTGGCTTACGGTGTCCAAGTTAGGACTATGTTGGAATAACAGGAATTCCATATCGAGAACCTCTTGAGAAGATGTCATTTATAGTGCTCATCTCTTTTTCCAAACAAtcaattttgtttgtttgtttgttttgtgaaactAAAACAATTCCCTTCTGATCCTCTGACCAAGCTGATTTCTTCTCATTACTGTGATGGGTGACTGTGGAACAAAATATCTCATTGTCATTACAGTGGAGGGCTACAATGTGGGATACATTTATAGATCATATTTGTTGGATGTTACCATGTCACTTGTCCAAGAGTCAGTTTTCTTATATGCAAAGTAACATTAGTTGTGTTTTTAATAGGTGTTTTGCATCTTATGTATATTTTTGTGAAGTTTTGAGATGTTTTGTCTGCACACTATCAAATTTCCCTACTATGCGTAGCAGACAACTAATGTGTGGATCCAGTAGTTATGGGGCCTAAAAGCATCATTGTTACTGTGAGCCAGATGAATTGCCTAGAAAGGCTCagtcatttgatttttttactgTATGACTTTGTACTGTAATTAAAGAGTGATCTTATTTAGTTATGTCAGCTTTGGATGCCTCGGTTTAAGTAACTCAGTGGATCCTGGCCTTCAGGGTACACTTTCTGAAATTCAACACACACCAGTATGTCTCAAGTTTCAACTCTCCAGTTAGAGATAATCACatggttggagtagatgatcttagtggtcttttctgatcttaatgattctatgattctgaatgATTCTACATCAGTGCTTTTTAGGACTGGAGGACAGTGGCCAGCTCTGTCCAGGCCAACATTTTGTGGTAAGAGCTATTCCAGATGTTCCCAAGGCAGAGGTAAGAACCCTTGGTAGACAGATATGATAATAATCTGTTTCCCACAGTTTATGTCCATATTAACAATTATTAGAGATTGTAATAAGTTTGTAGTCGTGATGCTTATTTCATTATTATGCTTTTTAATGCTTGGAAATGGCCGGTCCCCTTTTGAACCTGTTGTATGGGTAGCTTCAGTAACTTCTTTGGCTAACAAATATACATTCAGCTAGACAGTGTCTGAAAGATACTTCCTTTTATAACTCCTGAACTTTTGTGTAGATTTATTGCTCATTCTTAACTATGCAATCAGTTTATTGTGTCTTTTATTCCCCTTTTAATGAGGTGAAATActtttgtgggttgttttttttttgctctctcttctctcttttctgaacACCTTTCACACAGAAATCCTAGTCTCAAGAAAAGACCTTTTCTCAAATATATGCTACTTGTTTTACTCCTGATGGTCTACCTAGTATTTAACTGAAGATCTGGCCAGTTTTAAGCCACTGTGGTGGAATAGAGGACTGTGCCTCCCAGTAAGAAAATAGCAGTTGGCAGTATCAAAAGAAGAGTTTGTTCCTTATGCTTtggtgtattttggaaataTCACTGATCATTTGGAGGATCTCAAaaacaacgacaacaacaaccaaaaaagaaaaacaaacaaacaaaaaaacaacgTCCCACATTAAAACCTTTGTAGTGGGAAGTTAAAAACTTTTTGGCTATTGCTTAACTCGGGGGTTGTTTGCAGGAACATTAATTGTGTCTTAAAAGTGTATCCTTGACTGGAGAGTAGGTCATAACTGCAAAACTTTTATAACAAAGGTGatacaaaaaaacattttttacaatTAATGTCTGTGTTCCTATTGAGCAAAATCTTGAAACTCAGGTTGCTAACATATTAATGGACTGAGTAATAAtcaaaaatgcaaatgcattcCTGTTCTTTATAATAGGAACAACCAAAACATGCCCAATTACTTCTGTCTGTATTTCAGCCATTCAGGTAAAATTTTAGCCTTGAGTTGTGATGCACATTTTTAGGTGCTTTCCATAgcagggaaaatgttttcttcggcaaatttctttctttagctCCTATATGCAGAGATGGGTGACCATAGATGTGACAGATGTGAGAAGTCCAAAGGCTATGCGTTAGTTGTGTTGAGCAGAAGAGTAAGGGAGAAGGATCAGAATTATGAAAATTTATCTACCCTTAGGAACAAAACAATGTCAGTTATTACTAATTCAGTGCTGATGATCATAGTGATTTGTATATTGAACAATTAACAACATATAATTTACATGCAGAGCATTCAGCTCTGGGAATCTCAGCATAAGGTGGACATGAACTattagagcaggtccagaaaaGGCCACGAGGATGGTCACCTCCCTGTGGAGGcagtctgagggagctggggctgattAACCTAGgggagagaaggctctggaaaGACCTCCGGTTCCTAAAGGAGAGCTCCAGGGAAGCTGGGGAGGGAGTTTTTATCAGGCAttgcagtgacaggacaaggggtaatggtttcaaactaagaaATTATGAGTTTACAttagatataaagaagaaaCACTTTGTGATGTGGGTGGCAAGGTCCTGGCACTCCTGCCCAGAGaactgtgggtgccccatccctggtggtgcccaaggccaggttggatggggcttggACTtagagcaacctggtctggtgggtgaCAACTAGCTCACAGCAGAGCTCTTGGGACTGTGTGggcttcaaggtcccttcccaaCCATTCAATTATTCTACGACTCTACTTATTTCTTGCAGAAATTCCAAGTTATGAAAACCAGGAATGAATAGAAGATACGGTTGCTGTACTTTGATTTCTGTGCCTCCTTTGGGATTGTTAAGTTACAGAATAAAGTGAAGAGATTCTTGGAAAATAGTTTCCAGTTATCTTGGGTAGAAAAGAGAACCGCCACTCGTTTTTGAAAACTGTACCTTTTTCCAAATCCCTTTAGTTGCtctattattttctattattttcactcacttttatattaaaatgagaggactagcattttttttccagcatttacCAATGGATATTTTAGTAAAATTATCATGTAAGTTTGTTCATTGAATTTTGTGTTTACATGCTTTCAGACCAACTCATTTGGATTTACACATATGAGCATTACATTACTCTCTGaactgaaatgtaataaaaagtaagcatcaaatatttaaaaggaaaagggagcAACTTCTTTGCTATAAAGCAAAGTACTGGGAATGACTCCAAAATTATAATATAAGCAGAAGTTAAATCACCAGTTAAAAAAAGTATTCTTAGGattatcatttttattagcTGGAAGACAGAGAAATGTCTACACATACTACAAGTTAATGGAAGTTCcagaaattgtgttttcaaaatttagatttatttatttatagttggTCCTCCTTTGATACTGAATTGAATGACAGGCTTGAATGCTTTTTACATATACAGAAGTGTGAGACCATTTTGTGCTTTTACATCTTCTATTTAGGTTAGTGCTAAAAATAGAACTTTGGCCACAACTGTAGTACAGTAAACTGTAACTGTACATCTTTCAGCATCTTACTGTCTCTTTGTGCAGTGTAGCATATGTGACAGCcaagtgaaaagcattttaagtgGCAATGCTACATTGCTGTATTAGAGACAAAGGCATTAGTGGCTTTACTGACTACAGGAAGCATTAGTTCACTGGGGTCATTAGTTTTCGGGGTCATGATGTGGCCATGGATTgttgcagtgtttttgtttgcttgttttgtccATTATGTGCACAAAAGGCCTGTAAGATATTTGCGCATTTGGAGCATAGTGACCTCTCTGTGATTTTGCATTCAGTATTTAGGTTACATTGACAAAAATAGACACAAACATGGCAGTGGAGAATATTTCCTGGTAAACTGTAGTGACAGTGGGATCATTTTATGCTAGGTGGCATACATTTCAAGCGACAAAAGTAGATGCACTTTTTGACAGTGGCATGCAATCTGGgttgagctgctgcaggctaAGCATCAGTGGCTTATCACAGAAGTAAAGACCAGCCAAGTAAGTCCTCCATGCATCTCATTCTGATGGGAGCAGGCCTCATAACTTAACCAAATAGAAAGGTAAAGCATCATATCATTTTCTCCTGTCTGTACAGATAACAACCTGCCCAGATACAGCAGTCCTGTGCCCACTTTTTAAGAAGTCAAACGTGTAGGCAGATTTCTTGGCTACAGAAGTTACTCTTGGAGTCAGGCCAAGAAAATCCttgaaacagcaacaaaggaAATTCAGCAATGGGAATTCAGTAGATTTCCCTCCTTCTGACCACTCCACTTATCTTTCCCAAAGAAGGATGCAACCTCAAAGTTCAACAAAAAGGACAGTGTGTCCAGGAAAGCCTACAGATGTTGCCTGGGCTGAAACTTTGCATGTCTGATGTCTGCCTTGGAGTACTATTTATAGAAGTagtggaggggagggagagtGACAGAAGGAGAAGCTTGTGACAAAGGCCTTGAGGGGATGTGAAGAGTAATGTGACTATATTTGGAGATGTTTAAAGGCAAAGGCAATGATGGGGAAGCCTGAATGAACTGGGCTGAGGGAGAGTGGATGTGAGTAGTACTTCTTGTATGAAAGCATAAGACAAGAAAACACCATTTGGATCAAGGCCAGTCCTTTCCTATATGAGCCAGCATTTGATCTTAAATCTTCATATTTAAAGATTTAGATTTTAATTGTAAAAATGCTCCTTTTATTTGCAAAATTCATTAGGTTGTGCCCAGTGTTCCAATTGGAAAGTTATTCCTTCAAGGCTTCGAAACCATCGTCTAACATCCTGTCAACAGTTATTTGCTATTAACTTGTAGACATCTGTTCTCGTGCCAGCAATGTCATTTTAGCATAAAtagttatttttcctcttaaggGTTGGCTTTCTTCGTAGTTTAGAAAGCaaccatatttttttcctaggctCTATTTGACTGGGCTAAACGTATCAACcttttttagtcttttttttctagggTCATCTCTGCTCTTGTCTGATCATGCTATCATCCCTTCTCCGcatctgctcttcctttgtGGAAGCATATTTCTTGCAAATTTGTTCCCTAGACTATGTATATTTCCATAGGGCCTTCTACACAGCAATAGTAATATTTCCTAGAATAGGGAATAGAAAATACATTGCCTGATCCTTCTTGAGACAGAAGTTACCTTCTCCATAGATGGAATATGTTGATTGATCTGTCAGGTAAATATTATCATAATACTTCTTTGATGGTAAAGTGAATGGGGAAAGGTTGTCTCCCAAGATGGTGTTTCTTGTGCCTAACTTTATCAGTCTAAACGTTTGATGATTGAACATtaggaaggcaaagccagctGCTGACAGCAACTCATCCTCTTTGTCTGAGTCGTTTTATCTCTTTTCACTTAGTTTAGACATAATCTGTAGACAGTGCTCAGACTAGATGCACAACTTTTAAAAGACTGAGGTTGGTGGGATGAATAGTGCCTTGTGGGAGTCTGCACTTCGGGTTCTTAGGTGTAATTCATTTCTGTGACGGGTGTCAAGTTGTTCCTGCAGTTAATAATGTTGTATGGTTGTCTTCAGCAAATATTATTTGATTTGCCCAACATCCTGTAACATCATTaaacttttcagtgttttacttCGGGCCCTGGGAGCCATCCCTGGGTTTCAGCTTGTACCGCCAGCCCTTGAGGACTCCCTCTCCACTGTCCTCTTCATAGGCTAATTCTGGCCCTGCTGGTCACTACAGAGCTATGCTGCTGGGGTTGGATCCAGTTCTATAGTTTGGTGTGTCTCAGTGTCTCTAGTTCTGCCCTTGCTACAGTTCTGTTGAATCTAGTTAGTCAGTCAAGACCATATGTGGGGTTCCTGTTATTGATCAAGCTCCCCAGTCCCTCATTGCATTACTGCATGATGGCAGCAACGTTTCCATCTcaaaagaagaataagaaacCAGTTGTCCATAGAATGTGTCCATATAAGTCTCATGTGCTTACTAAACAATAATAAGCTATTATTAACATCCATGACAATTATACTATGAGTAAAAATACCctattaaaagcatttaaagccACTGTCATTTAgttttctttgaatattttgATTGTATAGTCAGTTCTCCAGTGTCTGGAAGGCGGGACTTCCCAAGTAGCCAAATAGTCTAAGTATTGTGGAGTATCTTAGGCCATGCAGTTTGAGATGCTCATGACTGCATGAAGCCAGCTCACAGGACAACGCAttggctgggctgctgcagagtTTGAGCTAAGACAGCTCTGCTCGATGCAAACTGGTGCTCCAGATCTCAGAAGCCATGTTAACTGAGAGCTACCTGCATGTAGCTGTATCCATGCAGAACCAAAATTTCTCAGCGCAGAttaaagtttgttttccatatCAGTAACATTGTTCACTTCTAGATCATAAAGGCTCTGCATTACAGCTAAGGCTATGTTGAAGAACTTGCTCTGCCTCCTGGTTGCTCCTCATTAATGTGCATGTTTGTGCAGCATCCTTGCTTATTACTGGGAAAATCCCTTGCAGAAGGCAGTTCTGTAAAGTATCAGTGCATACACTGGAAATGTGCCCATATACAGAGATCTCTACTTGTAGAGGCTGAGTATTTAGTTTTGACATATGAGGGAATAGCTTTTGAAGACGTAAGGATGTTGTACAGGGAAACAGTATCAAATTGTGTTATGACTGAGGTAGTTGAGGGAAATCCAGAAAACGCACCTCTCAGTCAATTATCTTTGTAGCAGGATCATGCTTTTCATAgtgcagaaattatttctgattcaTTGGGATAAAAAAGACTGAGATGATGAAAGGAATTTTGGTTAAGTGTGACTTGATTTGGACTGTCTGAAGAAGTGTCAGAACTGATTAAAGAGGCAATCAGGCATTTGGGAATAAAGAGATTGGCAAGCCAAAAACTCAGAGACTTTATACAATCAGAGACATTtggagaataaaaacaaatttgacAAATACAGCAAGTAGAAAGTATATGTCGGAGAAAGAAggtacattaagaaaaaataagaggtttttaattttcagtcttCAAACAGTGTCTCTAAGGagtattgatttatttttattctttggaTTCTTTCTTGTCTGAAGGAATGATTTGTTTGTTCTAATTGGTTATTTCTTCTGTCCCTCCCTGGGCTCGTCTCAGCCTGATGGATGTTTTCCCTGACACCTTGTTAAATGAAagccatcttttctttcttgttctgaaagAGCTGCCTCCTCAAAGTAGAACACCTTTGTATGATTGGTCTGCAAAATCAAAGTTTATGATGTTCATTTAAGAAGCATGAGGCTCTTGGTTCCGAGAAGCGCTGTGCTGTTCCTTGTCCCTTGCCAATTCTTGTGTAGCAAGCAGAAGCTGAGCAAGGTAGTTTTACAGCTGAATGGGCTTAGCTGTTTCTTATTTGTATTgggaatgtattttaaatagctgTTAGGCTTTGCTTTGTAGCTAGCAGTTATGTAGGGATTGGTGCAATATCCATGTTTCAAGCAGTTTCCATTGCATGATGTTACATTCACAGGGATGTGATCAGACCTACATTATTAGAGCATATAGCCTGATTTCAGACTTCTCCCTTTGTAAGATCCCACAAATCTCTGTGCAAGAGAGATTAGAGcaactggagagagtccagagaagagccactAAAGTTGGGACTGGAACAtctcttctatgaggaaaggctaagAGAGTGAGAACTCTTgtaggctggagaagagaaggctagGAGGAGAGATCTCATTTATGGAAAATATCAGAAGACAGGGTGTAAGaaagatggagccaggctcttttcagtgcttcttAGTGCCAAGGCAAGAGACAGTGGGCAGAAAGTGAAACACAGGAGTTTCCATTTGAACATCAGAAAGCACTTTTGTGTTGTGAGAGTGGCAGCACTGGCATGGGTtggccagagaggtggtgggagTTTCCTTCTTGGAGATGGTCAAAAGCTGCATGGATGCAATCCTGAGAAGGATGCTCTGGATGGCCCTGCctgagcaggggttggaccagatggacccagaagtcccttccaacctcaaccactCTGATTCTCTGATGCTCTTAATGGAGGACTGTGCTGGGTGTGCTCTACTCTACAGAGCTGTGTGATGATGAGGGAAAAATGCTGTGGCTTCTGTGTTAGAGTGTATCCTTGAGCGCcttttctaatggaaaaaaatagtcttGAGCAATTCCTTAGGAGAGAGTGTGGTGCTGTACCGCATTGACTTCTGTaagagacaattttttttttcctaagtggaTGgagatataaaaaaaatacttttttttttttttttacagaaaataatagaaGTTCAATTATGTTTGATCAGGGATACCTTCTCtgtgtttctcattttaattcGACATATGAAAGACAGCAAGAGCTCAAGACATCTGCCATGCTGTTAAGACTAAAAGAACTATGGAATTTAAGGAGCTTTGTTCAGTAGAAAGTAGAAAATCTACGACTGCTGATAAACCATAGAAAAGGTGCTTCTTAGGGCAATTGATGAGTTGAGTATTCAGTGACCCAATCTTAAGATGGGACACTGATCTTACAAAGAGCACCAGAATGCTAAAGGTGCTGAAATGGAACTGATTTAAAATTTTGTGTAGTAAACACAGATGGCCTTTGCAATGTTGTAGACTGAGGTGTTTATTCTTTTAAAGGATTTCAGATTTGCAGCCAGAATCCCATTGTATTACTCGTTTTTCCACTATTCCTCACACCTCCAACCCCCTGAAAAGGGAAGTCTAGCCAAAGTTGTTCAAATGATCAAATTCTGCTCTATATATCAACCTGCTATTTATCTCCTGTAGGtttaaataataagaaaattaatgatATTTCAGGGGTCATTAAAACGTgatgtttttaatatatcttcttctgtttattctattttcttttttgtagaaCCCTATAGTGTCATGCAGGATGGCCTTTATCAATTCTATATTTTCTTCAAGAGGACCCTTCacataattaaacattttttttttttttttggtttgtttttgagttGAGCAGTCATGAAAAATCTGAGATAATTCAACTCTAAAAATATTGCTTGGAAGGAAACaaagtgtaaaagaaaataatttcctcccTTCCAATCAGAGAGGAGATTATTGCCATCTTCTCTAGCTTTTAAGAACTGGTGAAGTAAGATCACCCTTGTAAATGACTTATCTAATCTGAGTTGTCAGTTAAAATGGTTTTGGGGTTGTTGGTTTTGAATTGCTATTTGCACTTtcatctttgtttgttttaattgtatTATATATTTGTCAAAG from Gallus gallus isolate bGalGal1 chromosome 13, bGalGal1.mat.broiler.GRCg7b, whole genome shotgun sequence harbors:
- the PCDHAC1 gene encoding protocadherin alpha subfamily C, 1 precursor, coding for MRVCWMVFCLICCTAKGQVVYSIAEGTDRGTFVGNVAKDLGINAAALSARKFRMIIGSSKQYFNINATTGVLSVNEPIDREQLCELKSTCLLNYELVLENPLELYRMEFKVLDVNDNSPSFPLSEYRVSVPEFLSPGARFALPNAQDLDEGTNGVQNYILNPDEHFHLEMQMRGDGSVYPELVLKKALDREQQATHRLVLIAEDGGDPPRSGDVPVIVTVLDTNDNAPEFEQSVYRASVLENSPSGTLVVRVHATDLDEGPNGEVRYSFSNATAADLQQMFLIHPHTGEVTVSGDLAVQRPLLEMLIEARDKGAFALSSTAKLLVEITDVNNHGPEITIASLSNPIPEDAVPGTVIALLSIVDKDPGENGKVTCQIPDNLPFQLKPSLENYYSLITSGLLDRELISGYNITITATDLGSPPITTQQTLWVQISDVNDNPPVFAADTFDVFVEENNPLGAFLYQVSASDLDIGENGQISYILRNSTVAGSALTSFLSVSLVNGSIYAKRAFDFEQLRSFHFQVEAKDNGSPALSAAMTVNVYISDQNDNAPAILYPIGQNGSVAVEVVPRLADEDYLVTKVVADDEDNAENAWLSYHLVHSSDSTLFRLAPHSGELRTTRSLRSTDLLKHKVVVVVRDHGEPPLSSTVTVGILLADTLPQALPDFDDNGEPPPLLNATNIYLIVSLACVSFIFTVFLLFLAIARLCHCWACHHQGCCCSICCCSADDYEKYRYSVHMLPSSHLPPDMLEVTGMGKLTHTYLYRASVGLGLENSNIPNGDAGNVPSSSRLQVPGPCIQVQQIQSDRLSAVLMPKHPNPDWRYSASLRAGMQRVLCIWRRQGSYVEDQEGLTSSGQQSPVLLQPEAGEVSPPVGAGVNSNSWTFKFGPSNSKQGGPGELPDKFIIPGSPAIISIRQEPPNSQIDKSDFITFGKKEETKKKKKKKKGNKTQEKKEKGNSTTENSDQ